In the Pleuronectes platessa chromosome 8, fPlePla1.1, whole genome shotgun sequence genome, one interval contains:
- the med7 gene encoding mediator of RNA polymerase II transcription subunit 7, translating into MGEPQQVSALPPPPMQYIKEYTDENIRKALAPKPPPPIRDNYMMFGNQFQCDDLIIRPLESQGIERLHPMQFDHKRELKKLNMSILVNFLDLLDILIKSPGSIKREEKLEDIKLLFVHLHHLINEYRPHQARETLRVMMEVQKRQRLDTAERFQKHLERVVEMIQGCLTSLPDDLPQIEGPDGAGDGTRNMSAAASVGSSSGLAPRLKSEPMDVEEAGASCMAVAQQDKSIPPLRREKIWDKDAAMCSIIDEIA; encoded by the coding sequence ATGGGTGAACCGCAGCAGGTCAGTGCCCTGCCCCCTCCGCCCATGCAGTACATCAAAGAGTACACCGATGAAAACATCCGTAAAGCTCTGGCTCCCAAGCCACCTCCACCCATCAGAGACAACTACATGATGTTTGGCAACCAGTTCCAGTGTGACGACCTCATCATCCGGCCTCTAGAGAGCCAAGGCATCGAGCGGCTCCATCCGATGCAGTTTGACCACAAGCGGGAGCTGAAGAAGCTCAACATGTCCATTCTCGTGAACTTTCTGGACCTGCTGGACATCCTCATTAAGAGCCCTGGTAGCATAAAGCGTGAAGAAAAGCTGGAGGACATAAAGCTTCTGTTTGTTCACTTGCACCACTTGATAAATGAGTACCGGCCGCATCAAGCAAGGGAGACGCTGAGGGTGATGATGGAGGTGCAGAAGAGGCAGAGGCTGGACACAGCTGAGAGGTTCCAGAAACATTTGGAGAGAGTGGTGGAGATGATTCAGGGATGCCTCACCTCGCTACCTGATGACTTGCCACAGATCGAGGGTCCAgatggtgctggtgatgggacAAGGAATATGTCTGCAGCAGCGAGTGTTGGTAGTTCTTCTGGCCTGGCCCCCAGGCTGAAAAGTGAACCTATGGATGTAGAGGAAGCAGGGGCCAGCTGTATGGCAGTGGCTCAACAGGACAAAAGCATCCCTCCTTtaaggagagaaaaaatatgGGACAAAGACGCTGCTATGTGCAGTATTATTGATGAAATTGCTTAA